In Hymenobacter sublimis, a single genomic region encodes these proteins:
- a CDS encoding acyl-CoA dehydrogenase family protein: MSSQADVLSTKAQVQRNKGSLNAAGFTDYYDIDGLLTEEHKLIRQSIRDFVKKEISPNVEQWAQQAHFPSEIVRKFGEVGAFGPTIPTEYGGGGLDYISYGLIMQEIERGDSGMRSTASVQGSLVMFPIYQYGSEEQRRKFLPKLASGEWLGCFGLTEPDHGSNPGGMTTTIKDMGDYYLLNGAKLWISNSPESQVAVVWAKDDNGRIRGVIVERGMEGFSTPEIHNKWSLRASITGELVFEDVKIPKENILPNIDGLKGPLSCLDSARYGIAWGALGAAIDCYESALKYSLQREQFGKPIASFQLQQRKLAEMITEITKAQLMVWRLGMLKNEGKATSAQISMAKRNSVEIALEIAREARQIHGGMGITGEYPIMRHMMNLESVVTYEGTHDIHLLITGADITGIQAFK, from the coding sequence ATGTCTTCCCAAGCTGACGTTCTCTCGACCAAGGCCCAGGTGCAGCGCAACAAAGGCTCGCTTAACGCCGCAGGTTTCACGGATTACTATGACATCGACGGGCTGCTGACGGAGGAGCACAAGCTCATCCGCCAGAGCATCCGCGACTTTGTGAAAAAGGAAATTTCGCCCAACGTGGAGCAGTGGGCCCAGCAGGCGCACTTCCCCTCGGAAATCGTGCGCAAGTTTGGGGAGGTAGGAGCTTTTGGGCCCACCATTCCCACGGAATACGGCGGGGGCGGGCTGGACTACATCAGCTACGGCCTGATTATGCAGGAAATCGAGCGCGGCGATTCCGGCATGCGCTCCACGGCCTCGGTGCAGGGTTCCCTGGTGATGTTCCCGATTTACCAGTACGGCTCGGAAGAACAGCGCCGCAAGTTCCTGCCCAAGCTGGCCTCGGGCGAGTGGCTGGGCTGCTTCGGCCTCACCGAGCCCGACCACGGCTCCAACCCCGGCGGCATGACCACCACCATCAAGGACATGGGGGATTACTACCTGCTCAACGGCGCCAAGCTTTGGATTTCCAACTCGCCCGAGTCTCAGGTAGCCGTGGTGTGGGCCAAAGACGATAACGGCCGCATCCGGGGCGTTATCGTGGAGCGGGGCATGGAAGGCTTTTCTACCCCCGAAATCCACAACAAGTGGAGCTTGCGCGCCAGCATCACCGGCGAACTGGTGTTCGAGGACGTAAAAATTCCCAAGGAGAATATTCTACCCAACATCGACGGCCTCAAAGGTCCGCTCAGCTGCCTCGACTCAGCCCGCTACGGCATTGCCTGGGGCGCTTTAGGGGCGGCTATTGACTGCTACGAGTCGGCCCTGAAGTATTCCCTGCAGCGCGAGCAGTTCGGTAAGCCCATTGCTTCCTTCCAGCTCCAGCAGCGCAAGCTGGCCGAAATGATTACTGAAATCACGAAGGCTCAACTGATGGTGTGGCGCCTAGGCATGCTCAAGAATGAAGGCAAAGCCACTTCGGCGCAGATTTCCATGGCCAAGCGTAACTCCGTAGAAATTGCCCTGGAAATCGCCCGCGAAGCCCGCCAGATCCACGGCGGCATGGGCATTACGGGCGAGTACCCCATCATGCGCCACATGATGAACCTAGAATCAGTAGTAACCTACGAAGGCACCCACGACATCCACCTGCTCATCACCGGCGCCGACATCACCGGCATACAGGCGTTCAAGTAA
- the pnuC gene encoding nicotinamide riboside transporter PnuC, whose translation MLEPLYEFWTAAAGGSPLEWVAVLTGFACVWLAAREVIWNFPVAIFSCALYIVVYYRQDLYADSLLQIMFIGLSVYGWYEWLYGGRSRTELHVSRTTRPEWLLCAVFIPAFTAGFGYYLAHYTKDSVPYWDSLTTAGSLAAQFLLMRKRLENWWLWVVVDIIYVPILWSKQLYPTSALYALYLGLAVYGYLQWHRAYQRQQAAELQAA comes from the coding sequence GTGTTGGAGCCCTTATATGAGTTCTGGACCGCCGCTGCCGGCGGTAGTCCGCTGGAATGGGTTGCCGTGCTTACGGGCTTCGCGTGCGTGTGGCTGGCGGCCCGGGAGGTTATCTGGAATTTCCCCGTTGCCATCTTCAGCTGCGCGCTCTACATCGTAGTTTACTACCGCCAGGACCTGTACGCCGACAGTCTGCTGCAGATTATGTTCATTGGGCTGAGCGTGTACGGGTGGTATGAGTGGCTGTACGGGGGCCGCAGCCGGACCGAGCTGCACGTCTCGCGCACTACCCGGCCCGAGTGGCTGCTGTGCGCCGTGTTCATCCCGGCATTCACCGCGGGCTTTGGCTACTACCTGGCCCACTACACCAAGGACTCCGTGCCGTATTGGGACAGTCTGACTACTGCCGGCAGCCTGGCCGCGCAATTTTTACTGATGCGTAAGCGGCTTGAAAACTGGTGGTTGTGGGTAGTAGTGGATATTATCTACGTGCCCATTCTGTGGTCTAAACAGCTTTATCCCACTAGCGCCTTGTATGCGCTGTATTTGGGACTGGCTGTGTACGGCTATCTGCAATGGCACCGCGCCTACCAGCGCCAGCAGGCTGCCGAACTTCAAGCCGCCTGA
- a CDS encoding TonB-dependent receptor: protein MKNSLLTGAALLALSGTAWAQGPVSGTVTDARTGTPLPGATILLDGTPSAATTAAGTFTLPAVPAGLHELRVTYLGYEALVQNLQGQAAEQRLALALQPGGVAIGEALVTASRANDRTATAYTNLGRQDLQKRNFGQDLPYLLDQTPSVVVTSDAGAGVGYTDIRIRGTSNTGINMTINGVPLNDAESHGSFLVNLPDLASSISSIQVQRGVGTSQNGGAAFGASLNISTLDNRREAYAETQNTFGSFNTWRNNVSFGTGLLGGHFTVDGRLSRIASDGYVKRGASDMKSYYLSAGYQGKSTLLKFITFSGREKTYQAWNGVPEPAITGDRALLQQYIDNGELSTADAERVLREGRRYSYYTYDNQTDNYQQNHYQLHLSQGLGEDWNLGAALHLTRGFGYYESYRANRKLVDYGLQNVVLGDTTIKRSNLVDRKWLDNYFYGGTFALNYQPREGKLQATLGGAWNRFTNDHYGEVIWAQYASNGSIRQRYYFNDAVKTDYNAYARATWQVLPILGVYGDLQVRRIRYTIDGVEDDQNDVTTRAKYLFFNPKLGATVTLAAGQQLYASYAVGQREPVRSDFTDRPVGDQSAKAEYLQDVEGGYRLTLPATSLFGPVTALRFEANYFYMKYRDQLVATGQLNDVGTALRTNAPRSYRTGVELTGFASANDKLSLSSTLTLSRNRIQDFREVTYDANYNPITAAEGRTTTISYSPSVVSAHTLEGQPVRGLRLALLYKTVSRQYLDNSTSEDRRIKPYQVLDFRARYTVRPQFMKEIELGLLLNNVLNRRYVANGYTYGYPGPDGQQQTFNWYFPQATRNFLASVGLKF, encoded by the coding sequence TTGAAAAATTCTTTACTCACCGGAGCAGCGCTGCTGGCGCTATCCGGCACGGCATGGGCGCAAGGTCCCGTGTCCGGCACCGTTACAGATGCGCGCACCGGCACGCCCCTGCCCGGCGCTACCATCCTGCTGGATGGCACCCCCAGCGCCGCTACCACTGCGGCCGGCACTTTCACCCTGCCCGCTGTGCCCGCCGGCCTCCACGAGCTGCGCGTAACCTACCTGGGCTACGAGGCCCTGGTGCAAAACCTGCAGGGGCAAGCAGCGGAACAGCGCTTGGCGCTGGCCCTGCAACCGGGGGGCGTAGCCATTGGTGAGGCCCTGGTAACAGCCTCCCGTGCCAACGACCGTACTGCCACCGCTTACACCAACTTGGGCCGCCAGGACCTGCAGAAACGCAATTTCGGGCAGGATTTACCTTACCTGCTGGACCAGACCCCCTCGGTGGTCGTGACTTCCGACGCCGGGGCGGGGGTAGGCTACACCGACATTCGCATCCGGGGCACCAGCAACACGGGCATCAACATGACCATCAACGGCGTGCCCCTGAACGATGCCGAGTCGCATGGCTCGTTTCTGGTGAACCTGCCGGATCTGGCTTCATCTATCAGTAGCATTCAGGTGCAGCGGGGGGTAGGTACCAGCCAGAATGGCGGGGCAGCTTTCGGGGCCAGCCTCAACATCTCTACCCTCGATAACCGCCGCGAAGCCTACGCCGAAACCCAGAACACGTTTGGCTCCTTTAACACCTGGCGCAACAACGTATCGTTCGGTACGGGCCTGCTCGGCGGGCATTTCACCGTCGATGGCCGCCTCTCGCGCATAGCCTCTGATGGCTACGTGAAGCGCGGCGCCTCCGACATGAAGTCGTACTACCTCTCGGCCGGCTACCAGGGCAAAAGCACGTTGCTCAAGTTCATTACTTTCTCGGGCCGCGAGAAAACTTATCAGGCTTGGAACGGCGTGCCCGAGCCTGCCATTACCGGCGACCGAGCCCTGCTGCAGCAGTACATTGACAACGGGGAACTGAGCACCGCCGACGCGGAGCGAGTCCTGCGTGAAGGCCGCCGCTACAGCTACTACACCTACGACAACCAGACCGATAATTACCAGCAGAACCACTACCAGCTCCATCTTTCCCAGGGCTTGGGTGAAGACTGGAACCTGGGCGCGGCCCTGCACCTAACGCGGGGCTTCGGCTACTACGAAAGCTACCGCGCCAACCGCAAGCTAGTTGACTATGGCCTGCAAAACGTGGTGCTGGGCGATACCACCATCAAACGCAGCAACCTAGTGGACCGCAAGTGGCTGGATAACTACTTCTACGGCGGCACCTTCGCTCTGAACTATCAGCCTCGCGAAGGCAAGCTGCAGGCTACCTTGGGCGGGGCCTGGAACCGCTTCACCAACGACCACTACGGCGAAGTTATCTGGGCGCAGTACGCCTCCAACGGCAGCATTCGCCAGCGGTACTACTTTAACGACGCCGTTAAAACGGACTACAACGCCTACGCCCGCGCTACCTGGCAGGTGTTGCCCATCCTGGGCGTGTACGGCGACCTGCAGGTGCGGCGCATCCGGTATACCATTGATGGGGTAGAAGACGACCAGAACGACGTGACTACCCGCGCCAAGTACCTGTTCTTCAACCCTAAGTTGGGTGCCACAGTTACCCTGGCCGCGGGGCAGCAGCTCTACGCTAGCTACGCCGTGGGCCAGCGCGAGCCCGTCCGCTCCGACTTCACGGACCGCCCGGTCGGCGACCAAAGCGCCAAGGCCGAGTACCTGCAGGATGTCGAAGGGGGCTACCGGCTCACGTTGCCGGCTACCTCCTTGTTTGGTCCGGTCACGGCCCTGCGCTTTGAGGCCAACTACTTCTACATGAAGTACCGCGACCAGCTGGTTGCCACCGGCCAGCTCAACGATGTGGGCACGGCCCTGCGCACCAATGCCCCGCGCAGTTACCGCACCGGCGTGGAACTGACCGGCTTTGCCTCCGCCAACGACAAGCTCAGCCTGAGCAGTACCCTCACGCTCAGCCGCAACCGCATCCAGGATTTTCGGGAGGTAACCTACGATGCCAACTACAACCCCATTACGGCCGCGGAGGGGCGCACCACTACCATTTCCTACTCGCCCTCCGTAGTGTCGGCGCACACCCTGGAGGGGCAGCCAGTGCGGGGGCTGCGCCTGGCCCTGCTCTACAAAACCGTGAGCCGCCAGTATCTCGATAACTCCACCAGCGAAGACCGGCGCATCAAGCCCTACCAGGTGCTGGATTTCCGGGCCCGCTACACCGTTCGGCCGCAGTTCATGAAGGAAATCGAGCTGGGCCTGTTGCTCAACAATGTGCTTAACCGCCGCTACGTGGCCAACGGCTACACCTATGGCTACCCCGGCCCCGATGGCCAGCAACAGACCTTCAACTGGTACTTCCCCCAGGCTACCCGTAACTTCCTGGCCTCGGTAGGGTTAAAGTTCTAG
- a CDS encoding rhodanese-like domain-containing protein, translating to MLPEITPEDLQARLQGGQDVQLIDVRQPEEFTYCRIEGSVLIPLGELASRAEEIDPDRPTVLICHHGVRSMQALAYLQHRHELTNLLNLRGGIHAWSLRVDPTVAVY from the coding sequence ATGCTGCCCGAAATTACCCCCGAAGACCTACAAGCCCGCCTCCAGGGCGGCCAGGATGTGCAGCTGATTGATGTGCGCCAGCCGGAAGAGTTTACGTATTGCCGCATTGAGGGCAGCGTATTAATTCCGTTGGGCGAGTTGGCCAGCCGGGCCGAGGAAATTGACCCCGACCGGCCCACCGTGCTGATTTGCCACCACGGCGTGCGCTCCATGCAGGCCCTAGCCTATCTGCAACACCGCCACGAGCTTACTAACCTACTAAACCTGCGTGGCGGCATTCACGCCTGGAGCCTGCGGGTAGACCCCACGGTGGCCGTGTACTAA
- a CDS encoding GNAT family N-acetyltransferase: MTSEITIRPIQAADTYPLRHTVLWPQESIDYVKLNQDEQGHHYGAFRNGKLVSVISLFIDGNVARFRKFATRPDCQGQGIGSQLLRRVLDEAREKGAQRIWCDARAVNENFYRAFGLEPEGNRFYRGTIPYVRMAKSL; the protein is encoded by the coding sequence ATGACCTCCGAGATTACCATCCGCCCCATTCAGGCGGCCGATACCTACCCGCTTCGCCACACCGTGCTGTGGCCCCAAGAGTCCATCGACTACGTAAAGCTGAACCAGGACGAGCAGGGCCACCACTACGGGGCCTTCCGCAACGGCAAGCTGGTTTCCGTCATTTCCCTGTTTATTGACGGCAACGTGGCCCGCTTCCGTAAATTCGCTACCCGCCCCGACTGCCAGGGCCAGGGCATTGGCTCCCAGCTGCTGCGCCGCGTGCTAGATGAAGCCCGCGAGAAAGGGGCTCAGCGCATCTGGTGCGACGCCCGCGCCGTGAACGAGAACTTTTATCGGGCCTTTGGCCTAGAGCCCGAAGGCAACCGTTTCTACCGCGGCACCATTCCGTACGTGCGTATGGCCAAGAGCCTGTAG
- a CDS encoding AAA family ATPase, which produces MLRVALTGPESTGKTTLSRLLAEHYHTVWAPEYARHYLEERGPNYTLADLEEIARGQLAAEAAAAAAAARLGQPIIFCDTDLLVIKIWSEHAFGHCPDWIQRQVQVQQYSLVLLLGVDLPWEPDPLREHPNHRQYFYDLYQRELREQFSNFAEISGTPSQRLEAACFHVDALLSHRRPAAADSAYLAGPPPDETIPFL; this is translated from the coding sequence ATGCTGCGAGTTGCGCTGACCGGCCCCGAATCGACGGGAAAAACTACCCTGAGCCGCCTGCTGGCTGAACACTACCACACGGTATGGGCCCCGGAGTATGCCCGCCACTACCTGGAAGAGCGCGGGCCGAACTACACCCTGGCCGACCTGGAGGAAATAGCCCGCGGCCAGTTGGCAGCGGAGGCCGCTGCCGCCGCTGCCGCCGCCCGCTTAGGCCAGCCCATTATCTTTTGTGACACCGATTTGCTGGTGATAAAAATCTGGTCGGAGCACGCCTTTGGGCATTGCCCCGATTGGATTCAGCGGCAGGTGCAAGTGCAGCAGTACAGCTTGGTGTTGCTGCTAGGCGTGGATTTGCCCTGGGAGCCAGACCCGTTGCGGGAGCACCCCAACCACCGCCAGTACTTCTACGACCTCTACCAGCGGGAACTCCGCGAGCAATTTTCGAACTTTGCCGAAATCAGCGGTACGCCCAGTCAGCGGTTAGAAGCGGCCTGTTTTCACGTCGATGCGCTGCTGTCCCACCGCCGGCCGGCGGCGGCCGACTCGGCCTACCTTGCCGGCCCGCCCCCCGACGAAACGATACCCTTTCTCTGA
- a CDS encoding DUF4177 domain-containing protein — translation MMIISRVSLGFNAQASIVTISPEGKEQVREIDFSRFSAKQMASNMTEVHKAAMAAVNQYTADGWRLVSVAPSDVASGGNTVFSQTIYYLEKK, via the coding sequence ATGATGATTATTTCGCGGGTTTCGTTGGGGTTTAATGCCCAGGCTAGCATCGTCACTATTTCCCCCGAGGGCAAAGAGCAAGTCAGAGAAATCGACTTCAGCCGCTTCAGCGCCAAGCAAATGGCCAGCAACATGACGGAAGTTCACAAAGCCGCTATGGCCGCGGTAAACCAGTATACTGCTGACGGCTGGCGGTTGGTAAGCGTGGCTCCCAGCGACGTGGCAAGCGGCGGCAACACCGTTTTCAGCCAAACGATTTACTATCTGGAAAAAAAGTAG
- a CDS encoding aldose 1-epimerase family protein: MTYYLENEQCRVGLNAHGAELSSFVRKDLANLEYIWPADPAFWNRHAPVLFPIVGRLPQDEYTHQGSRYSLSQHGFARDQEFRVQQHSGTAVAFELHATEESKTRFPFDFVLRITYRLAGAQLTVGWEVENPGHEEMLFSIGAHPAFRCPLVEGESFEDYDFVFDQPTTAERYLLDGGLLTGQSEPLLQHQQVLPLSYELFAQDALVLKHFDFSHLTLRSRRSGRAVRVRFDGFPYLGLWTKGPGAPFVCIEPWQGIASSTTGSPELADKEGILTLRPGQQFSTSYSITVE; the protein is encoded by the coding sequence ATGACGTATTACCTTGAAAACGAGCAGTGCCGTGTGGGCCTCAACGCCCACGGCGCCGAGCTCAGCAGCTTTGTTCGGAAAGATCTGGCGAATCTGGAGTACATCTGGCCGGCCGACCCAGCCTTCTGGAACCGCCACGCCCCGGTGCTTTTTCCCATCGTCGGGCGCCTACCCCAGGACGAGTACACCCACCAGGGAAGCCGCTACAGCCTCAGTCAGCACGGCTTCGCCCGCGACCAGGAGTTTCGGGTGCAGCAGCACTCGGGTACGGCCGTTGCCTTTGAGCTGCACGCTACCGAGGAAAGCAAAACGCGCTTTCCCTTCGATTTTGTGCTGCGCATTACCTACCGGCTGGCTGGCGCTCAACTGACCGTGGGCTGGGAAGTCGAAAACCCCGGTCACGAGGAAATGCTCTTTAGCATAGGAGCCCACCCGGCCTTTCGGTGCCCGCTGGTAGAGGGAGAAAGCTTCGAGGACTACGACTTCGTGTTCGACCAGCCAACCACCGCCGAGCGCTACCTTCTGGATGGGGGCCTGCTAACGGGACAGAGTGAGCCCCTACTGCAACACCAGCAAGTGTTGCCGCTCAGTTACGAGCTATTCGCCCAGGATGCGCTGGTGCTGAAGCACTTCGACTTTTCTCACCTTACCCTGCGCAGCCGCCGCTCCGGTCGCGCCGTGCGGGTCCGCTTCGACGGGTTTCCCTACCTCGGTCTCTGGACCAAAGGTCCCGGAGCTCCCTTCGTGTGCATCGAGCCCTGGCAGGGCATTGCCAGCTCCACCACCGGCTCCCCGGAGCTGGCCGACAAAGAAGGCATCCTGACTTTGCGGCCCGGCCAGCAGTTTTCAACCTCCTACAGCATCACCGTTGAGTAA